The stretch of DNA AACTCGCACAGGTCCGGAAACGCATCGAAGATCGCCTTCTCGCCGGTCGCCATCGCGCCCTTGACGAACTGCACCACGCCGACTTTCCGCCCATGCCCGATCATCCGCACCGCCATGCCGAACGCGGCGGTCGACTTGCCCTTGCCCTTGCCGGTGTGGACGATGATCAAGCCCTTCTCGATCGTCTTGCTCGCGACGATCTTATCGTGGACCTCCTTGCGCTTAGCGCTCTTGGCATTCTGCTCGTCGTCGGTCCGCATGATCATGTCCTCTCCTGCACCCGATGGCGGATCGCGGCGCGCGGCGCTAGAGCGTCCCCCATGCTCCGCATCACCGATCTCAAGCTCCCGCTCAACCACGCCGACGAAGCGCTCCCCGCCGCGATCCGCGATCGCCTGCGCGTCACCCCGCGCGACCTGATCCGCTACACGATCGCGAGGCGCGCGCACGATGCACGCGACAAGATGGACATCCAGCTCGTCTATTCGGTCGACGTCACGCTGAAGAACGAGGACACCGTCCTCACCCGCTTCCGGAAAGATCGCCACGTCCAGCGTACCCCGGACACCGGCTATCGCTTCGTCACCAAAGGCGGTCCGAGCTACACCGGCCCCCGCCCAGTCGTCGTCGGCGCAGGGCCCTGCGGCCTCTTCGCCGGCCTGATCCTAGCGCAGATGGGCTTCCGCCCGATCATCCTCGACCGCGGCAAAGTCGTCCGCGAGCGTACCAAGGACACCTGGGGCCTCTGGCGCAAGAGCGTCCTCAACCCTGAATCCAACGTCCAGTTCGGCGAGGGCGGCGCCGGCACCTTCTCCGACGGCAAGCTCTGGAGCCAGATCAAGGACCCGCGCCACTTGGGTCGAAAGGTCCTGACCGAGTTCGTCAAAGCCGGCGCGCCGCCCGAAATCCTCACCGAAGCGCACCCGCATATCGGCACCTTCCGCCTCGTCACGATGGTCGAGAGCATGCGCAAGACGATCGAGGCGCTCGGCGGCGAGTACCGCTTCTCGACCCGCGTCGACGGCCTAGACATCGTCGAGGAGGCCGGCACGCGGCAATTACGCGGCCTCCACCTGAGCACCGGCGACTATCTCGAAGCCAACCACGTCGTCTTCGCGGTCGGCCATAGCGCGCGCGACACGTTCGAGATGCTGCACGCGAAGGGCGTGCATGTCGAGGCGAAGCCCTTCTCGATCGGCGTCCGCATCGAACATCCGCAATCCTGGATCGACGAAGCCCGCTTCGGCCCCTGCGCGGGCCACCCCGATCTCGGCGCGGCGGCGTACAGCCTGTCGCACCACTGCAAAAACGGGCGTACCGTCTATAGCTTCTGCATGTGCCCGGGCGGCACCGTCGTCGCAGCAACCTCCGAAGAGGGCCGCGTCGCGACCAACGGCATGAGCCAATATTCGCGCAACGAACGCAACGCGAACTCGGGGATCGTGATCGGCATCGACCCCGAGCGCGACTATCCCGGCCACCCGCTGGCGGGAATCGAACTGCAACGCCACTGGGAGTCGCGCGCCTATGTCGCGGGCGGCTCGAACTACAAGGCTCCCGCGCAACGGATTGGCGATCTGCTCGCGGGGCGCGCGTCGACCGCGCCCGGCTCGGTGATCCCGTCGTACAAGCCAGGCGTGCACATGACCGACCTGTCCGAATGCCTGCCGGAGTTCGCGATCACCGCTTTGCGGGAAGCATTGCCTGCGTTTGGGCGTGAAATTCCCGGCTACGATCATCCTGACGCGGTGCTGACGGGGGTGGAGACCCGGACCTCGTCGCCCGTCAGGATCACGCGGGGCGATGATTTCGTGAGCCTCAACACCGCAGGCCTGTTCCCGGCGGGCGAAGGCGCTGGCTATGCGGGGGGCATCCTGTCCGCGGCAGTCGACGGCATCAAGGTCGCGGAAGCGGTTGCGCTTAGTCTGGTGGCGTAACCCTGAAGCTCCTTGTTCCGCCGCGCAGGCGGGGACCCAGGAATCACAGGCGGTAGCGGTCGTCATCCTAGACTCCCGCCTTAGCGGGAGAACACAGAGGGCTGTGGCAGCTGTTCCAGGTACCTGATTGCCAGGACCAATGCATCTAGCACCTCCCCGGCGAAGGCCAGGGTCCAATTAGGAGACGCTGCTAACTAAGCCAGAGCATCGTTACTCTGACCTTTCAATTGGACCCCGGCCTTCGCCGGGGCGGTGCGGAAGTCAATGACGGCCACGGTGCGACAGAAGCTTGCGAGCGGATGATGCTCCCCCGACGAAACAAGAAACACGAGGCATGGTATTAGTGGAGGTGCAGGCCGCCACCCCGCCACTCACATCCGCCGCCGCGGCCCCGTCTCGATCAACCACGCGCGCGGCAATCGCGTCGGCTTCGCCACCCCGTCGAGCCGCCGAGCACTCACCAGCGCCACCCGCTTCAGGATCATCTGGTCCTTGAACGCGTCCATCCCGCCGCCGGTCGGCTTGGCGAGGATGCGTTTCACCACGTCCATCCCCCCGACGACGTGCCCGAACGCCGCATAGCCCGGATAGCCTGCGCGCGCGTCCATCGCCGGCGCCGGCCCGATCGTGATGAAGAAATTGCCGCCAGCGGACGCCGGCGTCATTCCCCGCGCCATCGAGATCGTCGCGTCGAGATGCTTGATCCCGGTCATCGCGGTGGTCTCAAGCGGAAACGGCG from Sphingomonas faeni encodes:
- a CDS encoding NAD(P)/FAD-dependent oxidoreductase, which encodes MLRITDLKLPLNHADEALPAAIRDRLRVTPRDLIRYTIARRAHDARDKMDIQLVYSVDVTLKNEDTVLTRFRKDRHVQRTPDTGYRFVTKGGPSYTGPRPVVVGAGPCGLFAGLILAQMGFRPIILDRGKVVRERTKDTWGLWRKSVLNPESNVQFGEGGAGTFSDGKLWSQIKDPRHLGRKVLTEFVKAGAPPEILTEAHPHIGTFRLVTMVESMRKTIEALGGEYRFSTRVDGLDIVEEAGTRQLRGLHLSTGDYLEANHVVFAVGHSARDTFEMLHAKGVHVEAKPFSIGVRIEHPQSWIDEARFGPCAGHPDLGAAAYSLSHHCKNGRTVYSFCMCPGGTVVAATSEEGRVATNGMSQYSRNERNANSGIVIGIDPERDYPGHPLAGIELQRHWESRAYVAGGSNYKAPAQRIGDLLAGRASTAPGSVIPSYKPGVHMTDLSECLPEFAITALREALPAFGREIPGYDHPDAVLTGVETRTSSPVRITRGDDFVSLNTAGLFPAGEGAGYAGGILSAAVDGIKVAEAVALSLVA
- a CDS encoding peptidylprolyl isomerase, giving the protein MIGFVAIAAFASPGTAQPARRSVQRPEPGPKPGLVRVRLVTSEGPILLALDARRAPKTTANFLAYVDDGRFDGTDFYRASRQKSAPKLGFIQAGIRTDARRILPPFPLETTAMTGIKHLDATISMARGMTPASAGGNFFITIGPAPAMDARAGYPGYAAFGHVVGGMDVVKRILAKPTGGGMDAFKDQMILKRVALVSARRLDGVAKPTRLPRAWLIETGPRRRM